The Synechococcales cyanobacterium T60_A2020_003 genome includes a region encoding these proteins:
- a CDS encoding DUF4189 domain-containing protein, which translates to MKKNLIASAIALTALSVASIAAPAKAAESLKETANVGIASIVEDGSGMAVSQTEPTQLLIKQGYDTYGAIAYSPSTGYYGVAWGYDYQSDAENRALYECGYDDCQVMWFSNGYGALAIGYSSWGASWGNTASEAQANAIDLCRSYAPTVADANTCSIEYSLSSW; encoded by the coding sequence ATGAAAAAGAATCTTATCGCTTCTGCAATTGCTCTGACCGCTCTTTCCGTTGCTTCCATTGCTGCACCTGCGAAGGCGGCAGAGTCTCTCAAAGAAACTGCTAATGTCGGCATTGCATCCATCGTTGAAGACGGGTCTGGAATGGCCGTTTCCCAAACTGAACCCACCCAGCTTCTGATTAAGCAAGGCTACGACACCTACGGCGCGATCGCCTATTCTCCCTCCACGGGTTACTACGGCGTAGCCTGGGGTTACGACTACCAAAGCGATGCTGAAAACCGGGCGCTGTACGAATGTGGCTACGATGATTGCCAAGTCATGTGGTTTAGCAATGGTTATGGTGCGCTAGCCATCGGCTACAGTAGCTGGGGCGCATCCTGGGGCAACACCGCATCCGAAGCCCAGGCTAATGCCATCGACCTGTGCCGCAGCTATGCCCCCACGGTAGCAGATGCGAACACCTGCTCCATCGAATACTCCCTCTCCTCCTGGTAA